A segment of the Streptomyces sp. XD-27 genome:
AGCACGAGCTGCTGACCGCGCGGATCGAGTCGCTCCAGAAGATGGCCGCCGCCGTCGAACACGCCATGGAGGCACGGAAGATGGGCATCAACCTCACGCCGGAGGAGAAGTTCGAGGTCTTCGGCGACCACGACCCCGACCAGTACGCCGAGGAGGTCGAGCGCCGCTGGGGCGACACGGAGGCGTACCGCGAGTCCCAGCGCAGGGCGGCCTCGTACACCAAGGAGGACTGGCTGCGGATCAAGGCGGAGGGCGACGACTGGACCCGCCGGATCGCGGCGCTGATGGAGTCCGGGGCGGAGCCGGAGTCGGAGTCGGCCATGGAGCTGGCGGAGGAGCACCGGCAGCAGATCTGCCGCCACCACTACGCGTGCACGTACGAGATCCACACCGGGCTCGCCGAGATGTTCACGACGGATCCGCGGTTCACCGCCACGTTCGAGGCGGTCCGGCCGGGGCTGGCCGCGTACCTGCGGGAGGCCATCCTGGCGAACGCGGCCCGTCAGATGTGACCGAACCGTCGTCTGTGACGGACCCGTCGTCTGTGACGGACCCGTCGTCTGTGACGGGTCTCTCGACCGCCCGGCCGGCGCCTGACCGGCCGGGCGGTCGGCCTGTCCGGCGGTCATCTGGAACCAAGCGTCCGCACGGGGCGTTGATAGCTTTGGTCGGCACACTGCACTCATGTCCGTCCACTCACCTGCGGCCGGGCCTCGCACAGAGCCTGCACCCCTCGACCCAGGAGCCTGTCACCCGTGACCACTCTCGCGCTCGGACCCAGCTGGCTGGACCCGGACCATCTGATCAACACCTTCGGCCCGCTCGGCGTGATGGCGATCGTCTTCGCGGAGTCCGGGCTGCTCATCGGCTTCTTCCTGCCGGGCGACTCGCTGCTGTTCACCACCGGACTGCTGATCACCACCGGGAAGCTCGACCAGCCGCTGTGGCTGGTCTGCGTCGGTGTGGTGGCAGCGGCGATCATCGGTGACCAGGTGGGGTACCTCTTCGGCCGGAAGGTCGGACCCGCGCTGTTCCGGCGGCCCGACTCCAAGCTCTTCAAGCAGGAGAACGTCGAGAAGGCCCACGAGTTCTTCGAGAAATACGGGCCGAAGTCCCTGGTCCTGGCCCGCTTCGTGCCCATCGTCCGTACGTTCACGCCGATCATCGCGGGCGTGAGCCGGATGAACTACCGCTCCTTCATCACCTTCAACGTGATCGGCGGCACGCTGTGGGGCGCGGGCGTCACCCTGCTCGGCGCCTGGCTCGGCAAGATCGATTTCGTGCACAAGAACATCGAGGCGATGCTCGTCGGCATCGTGCTGCTGTCCGTGATCCCGATCGCGATCGAGTTCCTGCGGGCCCGCAGCCAGGCGAAGAAGGCCGCGGCGGCCGGGGGCCAGATCGCCGCCGGCGGCGCCGCGCCGCAGGCCCCGCAGCCGCCGCAGCCGCCGGCCGGGCGGGGCCGCCACGCCAAGCGCTGACCTCACACCGGGCGGGGCCGCCACGCCAAGCGGTGGCCTCGCGCTCCACGTGACCGCGTCCCGAGACGGGCTTGCCTTGGCCACGGCCGCCATGGATCGTGCATGGTTGCTGTGACACGTGGGAGGCCATTTTCGAGGAGTGAGCGGTGACCGATCGGCAGCGCACTGGTGGAGCATCGGAACCAGAGGCTCCGGAAGACCGCAAGCCGCAGTCGGACGAGGCGCACAGCGCCTTCACACCACCGCTGGGCGTGCCGCTGCCCGCGCCGCCCGAGGACGAGCACCCGACCTCCGAGTTCGCCGTCCCCGAGGGACTGAGCACCGAGCCCACAAACGAG
Coding sequences within it:
- a CDS encoding MerR family transcriptional regulator translates to MSYSVGQVADFAGVTVRTLHHYDEIGLLRPGARSGAGHRRYDDADLDRLQQILFYRELGFPLDEVAALLDDPDADPQEHLRRQHELLTARIESLQKMAAAVEHAMEARKMGINLTPEEKFEVFGDHDPDQYAEEVERRWGDTEAYRESQRRAASYTKEDWLRIKAEGDDWTRRIAALMESGAEPESESAMELAEEHRQQICRHHYACTYEIHTGLAEMFTTDPRFTATFEAVRPGLAAYLREAILANAARQM
- a CDS encoding DedA family protein produces the protein MTTLALGPSWLDPDHLINTFGPLGVMAIVFAESGLLIGFFLPGDSLLFTTGLLITTGKLDQPLWLVCVGVVAAAIIGDQVGYLFGRKVGPALFRRPDSKLFKQENVEKAHEFFEKYGPKSLVLARFVPIVRTFTPIIAGVSRMNYRSFITFNVIGGTLWGAGVTLLGAWLGKIDFVHKNIEAMLVGIVLLSVIPIAIEFLRARSQAKKAAAAGGQIAAGGAAPQAPQPPQPPAGRGRHAKR